A single region of the Mangifera indica cultivar Alphonso unplaced genomic scaffold, CATAS_Mindica_2.1 Un_0022, whole genome shotgun sequence genome encodes:
- the LOC123206030 gene encoding 50S ribosomal protein L12, chloroplastic-like — protein MATTLSATTTLTLRSHPSPSNSSFPPSHPKQFLKFPSYPHRTSHLRPLAAVQAPEKIEKLGAEISSLTLEEARILVDYLQDKLGVSAAAFAPAAVAVAPAASGPGDGPAAVEEKTEFDVVIEDVPSNARIAVIKAVRALTSLALKEAKDLIEGLPKKFKEGVSKDEAEEAKKQLEEAGAKVAIV, from the coding sequence ATGGCGACAACTCTTTCAGCAACTACGACACTCACTCTACGCTCTCACCCTTCCCCCTCAAACTCCTCTTTTCCCCCTTCTCACCCCAAACAATTCCTCAAATTCCCTTCCTACCCCCACCGCACCTCTCACCTCCGTCCTCTTGCCGCCGTCCAAGCCCCAGAAAAGATCGAAAAACTCGGCGCCGAGATTTCTTCCTTGACTCTCGAGGAAGCACGTATTCTGGTGGACTACCTTCAGGATAAGCTCGGTGTCTCTGCTGCAGCTTTTGCTCCCGCTGCCGTTGCCGTGGCACCGGCGGCCAGCGGTCCAGGAGACGGGCCGGCTGCTGTGGAGGAGAAGACGGAGTTTGATGTTGTCATTGAGGATGTCCCGAGCAATGCGAGAATTGCTGTGATCAAAGCTGTGCGAGCGCTAACGAGCTTGGCGTTGAAAGAAGCGAAAGATTTGATTGAAGGGTTACCGAAGAAGTTTAAAGAAGGAGTGTCAAAAGACGAAGCTGAAGAGGCTAAGAAACAGCTTGAAGAAGCTGGAGCGAAGGTTGCAATCGTCTAG
- the LOC123206029 gene encoding universal stress protein A-like protein, with the protein MTSSEPTRIMVAVNESTIKGYPHASISSRGAFTWTIEKIVRSNTTGFKLLFLHVQVPDEDGFDDMDSIYASPEDFRNMQHRDKVRGLHLLEYFVSRCYEIGITCEAWIMKGDPKEVICREVQRIHPDLLVVGSRGLGPFQRVFVGTVSEFCVKHAECPVITIKRRADETPEDPVDD; encoded by the exons ATGACGAGCTCGGAGCCGACTCGGATAATGGTGGCTGTGAACGAGTCGACAATCAAAGGTTATCCGCACGCTTCGATAAGCAGCAGAGGAGCCTTCACTTGGACAATTGAGAAGATTGTACGCTCTAACACTACCGGTTTCAAGCTTCTCTTCCTCCACGTCCAAGTTCCCGATGAAGATG GCTTTGATGATATGGATAGTATATATGCATCTCCTGAGGATTTCAGAAACATGCAGCACAGGGACAAAGTGAGAGGGCTTCATCTGCTGGAGTATTTTGTTAGCAGATGCTATGAGATTGGG ATCACTTGTGAAGCATGGATCATGAAAGGGGATCCCAAAGAAGTTATTTGCCGTGAAGTGCAACGAATCCATCCAGATCTCCTGGTTGTGGGAAGTCGGGGACTTGGCCCTTTTCAGAG GGTTTTCGTTGGCACCGTGAGTGAATTTTGTGTGAAGCATGCTGAGTGCCCTGTGATCACCATTAAACGCAGAGCAGATGAAACTCCTGAAGATCCTGTTGATGACTGA
- the LOC123206028 gene encoding uncharacterized protein LOC123206028 isoform X2, producing MEENVPDRIKSESPDIRRLNQSSKSSVLMDGGGSAENSKEYGVSVSTNVNDNLCGGNLGGVVTVVKTKVVETEVEVKNKGDGEIKLVDDGIGSGDEDGVSLLADISTEIGKINANEIRDFGEREKNMQNPDEVNGSNDEEEENFSDGEYKFCVGDFVWGKIKSHPWWPGQVYDSSYASDYALNLEKRDRLLVAYFDGTFAWCHPYQLKSFVENFEEMSKQSTAKNFINAAQKAVDEIGRRMELKMTCSCVPKESLVGLERPLTTNSGIKQGVLVPECGISKLCTYHFGPSECLTELKHVAQIVSMTNMLELTELKCWLSAFYRAKGGYQLASYHEPQPIPGLEDNDQNGVLDEIHVKNMTRVPIQGPMEEETNIPLLQKSLEAPGNGQCQRRKQKSISEIMEVDVDNGAKNVGDDSVNPVTSSGRRKRKGNDEATGGSNSSSKPKRRNVAKILETTLVTKGEVHSDRGNGVRTKEETKKVILSREKQKSKGSTIENDGGGSKEESNASPVSREKKMIQRDDSKSKDHNEMGFLSRERKKSKYLSPPYTNINRRQSKKDMIAEYLKISTEAQVAQQMTKASRNVIELASPPIISCSDQVVQKKDSKHDGVGCEMSHVSCPETLKLDQNTNIDAKIVKVSTKKVISGIRSIAVDLNSLKNHSVDVVREFLSIFRSSFFHDGSNYQIYNKSQPVRQRKTLEYGPVSSANHQTQTDQKFSERTTRRKKLKKNEEEKLDMVKLNHAATAPEAMTREEEIDGNAKLSKANQAARVENKKGDNKENDGEAVQSKNANEKKSDGKALPASLSLTFGPGSKLPSKDELIKIYSKFGSLNEEETEMFYNNFKAQVVFLRSCDAEKAFKSSEVSRPFGDSSVKFRLQHSPSRSKGQKRKEMSNTKSLSGKGSKTPEKNSALKSIVDEASPFNYIRQKLETIISVLENSAGKMSPELKSKLEGEVNGLLEKVIPVSSSLS from the exons atggaagaaaatgtgCCGGACAGAATAAAATCTGAGAGCCCTGATATCAGACGTTTAAATCAAAGCTCAAAGTCTTCTGTGTTAATGGATGGTGGTGGTTCAGCCGAAAATAGCAAAGAATATGGGGTTAGCGTTTCTACAAATGTGAATGATAATTTATGTGGCGGTAATTTGGGTGGAGTTGTTACAGTTGTTAAAACCAAGGTTGTTGAGACTGAAGTCgaagttaaaaataaaggtGATGGTGAAA TTAAATTGGTTGATGATGGTATTGGCAGTGGTGACGAAGATGGCGTTTCACTTCTTGCTGATATCAGTACTGAAATAGGGAAAatcaatgcaaatgaaattaggGATTTTGGTGAGAGGGagaaaaatatgcaaaatcCAGATGAGGTGAATGGCAGCAACGATGAGGAGGAAGAGAATTTCAGTGATGGAGAGTACAAGTTCTGTGTGGGTGATTTCGTTTGGGGTAAGATTAAGAGTCATCCATGGTGGCCAGGGCAAGTTTATGATTCGTCCTATGCTTCAGATTATGCATTGAACTTAGAAAAAAGGGATAGGCTTCTTGTGGCATACTTCGATGGGACTTTTGCATGGTGTCATCCATACCAGTTGAAGTCCTTTGTGGAGAATTTTGAAGAGATGTCAAAGCAGAGCACCGCAAAGAACTTTATCAATGCTGCTCAGAAAGCGGTGGATGAGATTGGTAGACGTATGGAATTGAAGATGACTTGTTCTTGTGTACCAAAAGAGAGTTTGGTTGGACTTGAAAGACCATTGACCACAAATAGTGGGATTAAGCAAGGTGTTCTTGTGCCTGAATGTGGAATTTCAAAGCTTTGCACCTATCATTTTGGACCATCTGAATGCCTTACCGAATTGAAACATGTTGCACAAATTGTTTCTATGACTAATATGCTTGAGCTTACTGAGTTAAAGTGCTGGCTGTCAGCTTTTTATCGTGCAAAAGGGGGGTATCAATTGGCTTCATACCATGAACCGCAGCCAATTCCAGGACTCGAAGACAATGACCAAAATGGAGTATTAGATGAAATTCATGTCAAGAACATGACAAGAGTCCCTATCCAAGGGCCCATGGAGGAAGAAACCAATATTCCCTTGCTGCAGAAGTCCCTTGAGGCCCCGGGGAATGGGCAATGCCagagaagaaaacagaaaagcaTTTCTGAAATTATGGAAGTAGATGTGGATAATGGAGCAAAAAATGTGGGGGATGATTCAGTAAATCCGGTAACATCATCTGGAAGAAGGAAGAGGAAAGGCAATGATGAAGCTACTGGTGGGAGTAATTCTAGTTCTAAACCAAAGAGGAGGAATGTGGCCAAGATTTTAGAAACCACTCTAGTTACTAAGGGTGAAGTCCACAGTGATAGAGGGAATGGTGTCAGGACCaaggaagaaacaaaaaaggttattttatcAAGGGAGAAGCAGAAGAGTAAAGgatcaacaattgaaaatgatggTGGTGGGAGCAAAGAAGAAAGTAATGCTAGTCCTGTGTCTAGAGAAAAGAAGATGATTCAAAGAGATGATAGCAAGTCCAAAGACCACAATGAGATGGGCTTCTTGTCAAGGGAAAGGAAGAAGAGCAAGTACCTGTCACCTCCTTACACAAATATAAATAGGAGGCAAAGCAAAAAAGACATGATAgctgaatatttaaaaatttctacTGAAGCTCAGGTTGCGCAGCAGATGACAAAGGCTTCTCGCAATGTTATTGAGTTGGCCTCCCCTCCAATTATTTCATGTAGTGATCAGGTGGTACAGAAGAAAGACTCTAAACATGATGGTGTAGGATGTGAGATGTCTCATGTCTCATGTCCTGAAACACTAAAACTTGACCAGAACACAAACATAGATGCAAAGATAGTTAAGGTATCCACAAAAAAAGTCATATCTGGAATCCGTTCCATTGCAGTTGATCTGAATTCTTTGAAGAATCATTCTGTTGATGTGGTCAGGGAATTTCTTTCCATATTTAGAAGCTCATTCTTTCATGATGGATCCAACTACCAAATTTACAACAAAAGTCAGCCTGTAAGACAGAGAAAGACACTAGAATATGGACCTGTTTCTTCAGCAAAccatcaaactcaaactgatcAAAAGTTCTCAGAACGGACAACTAGGCGAAAAAAGTTAAAGAAGAATGAGGAAGAAAAATTGGACATGGTGAAACTCAACCATGCTGCAACGGCACCTGAAGCAATGACAAGAGAAGAGGAAATTGATGGTAATGCAAAATTGTCTAAAGCCAATCAAGCTGCAAGGGTAGAAAATAAGAAGGGggacaataaagaaaatgatgggGAAGCTGTGCAAAGTAAAAATGCGAATGAGAAGAAATCAGATGGGAAAGCCTTACCTGCATCTCTCTCTCTGACATTTGGCCCAGGATCTAAATTGCCTTCCAAAGACGaacttatcaaaatatataGCAAGTTTGGGTCTCTGAATGAAGAAGAAACAGAAATGttctataacaattttaaagcCCAGGTTGTTTTTTTAAGAAGCTGCGATGCAGAAAAAGCCTTCAAAAGTTCTGAGGTTAGCCGGCCTTTTGGAGACTCAAGTGTCAAATTCAGGCTTCAGCATTCCCCATCTCGTTCCAAGGGCCAAAAACGTAAGGAGATGTCAAACACTAAATCTCTTTCAGGTAAGGGCAGCAAGACACCAGAAAAGAATTCTGCTTTGAAATCAATTGTTGATGAGGCCTCACCATTTAACTACATAAGGCAGAAACTGGAGACAATCATCTCAGTGTTGGAGAACTCTGCAGGAAAAATGTCCCCCGAGttgaaatccaaattagagggTGAGGTAAATGGCCTCTTGGAAAAGGTAATACCGGTTAGTTCTTCTTTGTCTTAG
- the LOC123206028 gene encoding uncharacterized protein LOC123206028 isoform X1 yields MEENVPDRIKSESPDIRRLNQSSKSSVLMDGGGSAENSKEYGVSVSTNVNDNLCGGNLGGVVTVVKTKVVETEVEVKNKGDGESAEETASSGDAKIKLVDDGIGSGDEDGVSLLADISTEIGKINANEIRDFGEREKNMQNPDEVNGSNDEEEENFSDGEYKFCVGDFVWGKIKSHPWWPGQVYDSSYASDYALNLEKRDRLLVAYFDGTFAWCHPYQLKSFVENFEEMSKQSTAKNFINAAQKAVDEIGRRMELKMTCSCVPKESLVGLERPLTTNSGIKQGVLVPECGISKLCTYHFGPSECLTELKHVAQIVSMTNMLELTELKCWLSAFYRAKGGYQLASYHEPQPIPGLEDNDQNGVLDEIHVKNMTRVPIQGPMEEETNIPLLQKSLEAPGNGQCQRRKQKSISEIMEVDVDNGAKNVGDDSVNPVTSSGRRKRKGNDEATGGSNSSSKPKRRNVAKILETTLVTKGEVHSDRGNGVRTKEETKKVILSREKQKSKGSTIENDGGGSKEESNASPVSREKKMIQRDDSKSKDHNEMGFLSRERKKSKYLSPPYTNINRRQSKKDMIAEYLKISTEAQVAQQMTKASRNVIELASPPIISCSDQVVQKKDSKHDGVGCEMSHVSCPETLKLDQNTNIDAKIVKVSTKKVISGIRSIAVDLNSLKNHSVDVVREFLSIFRSSFFHDGSNYQIYNKSQPVRQRKTLEYGPVSSANHQTQTDQKFSERTTRRKKLKKNEEEKLDMVKLNHAATAPEAMTREEEIDGNAKLSKANQAARVENKKGDNKENDGEAVQSKNANEKKSDGKALPASLSLTFGPGSKLPSKDELIKIYSKFGSLNEEETEMFYNNFKAQVVFLRSCDAEKAFKSSEVSRPFGDSSVKFRLQHSPSRSKGQKRKEMSNTKSLSGKGSKTPEKNSALKSIVDEASPFNYIRQKLETIISVLENSAGKMSPELKSKLEGEVNGLLEKVIPVSSSLS; encoded by the coding sequence atggaagaaaatgtgCCGGACAGAATAAAATCTGAGAGCCCTGATATCAGACGTTTAAATCAAAGCTCAAAGTCTTCTGTGTTAATGGATGGTGGTGGTTCAGCCGAAAATAGCAAAGAATATGGGGTTAGCGTTTCTACAAATGTGAATGATAATTTATGTGGCGGTAATTTGGGTGGAGTTGTTACAGTTGTTAAAACCAAGGTTGTTGAGACTGAAGTCgaagttaaaaataaaggtGATGGTGAAAGTGCGGAAGAAACAGCCTCTTCGGGGGATGCTAAAATTAAATTGGTTGATGATGGTATTGGCAGTGGTGACGAAGATGGCGTTTCACTTCTTGCTGATATCAGTACTGAAATAGGGAAAatcaatgcaaatgaaattaggGATTTTGGTGAGAGGGagaaaaatatgcaaaatcCAGATGAGGTGAATGGCAGCAACGATGAGGAGGAAGAGAATTTCAGTGATGGAGAGTACAAGTTCTGTGTGGGTGATTTCGTTTGGGGTAAGATTAAGAGTCATCCATGGTGGCCAGGGCAAGTTTATGATTCGTCCTATGCTTCAGATTATGCATTGAACTTAGAAAAAAGGGATAGGCTTCTTGTGGCATACTTCGATGGGACTTTTGCATGGTGTCATCCATACCAGTTGAAGTCCTTTGTGGAGAATTTTGAAGAGATGTCAAAGCAGAGCACCGCAAAGAACTTTATCAATGCTGCTCAGAAAGCGGTGGATGAGATTGGTAGACGTATGGAATTGAAGATGACTTGTTCTTGTGTACCAAAAGAGAGTTTGGTTGGACTTGAAAGACCATTGACCACAAATAGTGGGATTAAGCAAGGTGTTCTTGTGCCTGAATGTGGAATTTCAAAGCTTTGCACCTATCATTTTGGACCATCTGAATGCCTTACCGAATTGAAACATGTTGCACAAATTGTTTCTATGACTAATATGCTTGAGCTTACTGAGTTAAAGTGCTGGCTGTCAGCTTTTTATCGTGCAAAAGGGGGGTATCAATTGGCTTCATACCATGAACCGCAGCCAATTCCAGGACTCGAAGACAATGACCAAAATGGAGTATTAGATGAAATTCATGTCAAGAACATGACAAGAGTCCCTATCCAAGGGCCCATGGAGGAAGAAACCAATATTCCCTTGCTGCAGAAGTCCCTTGAGGCCCCGGGGAATGGGCAATGCCagagaagaaaacagaaaagcaTTTCTGAAATTATGGAAGTAGATGTGGATAATGGAGCAAAAAATGTGGGGGATGATTCAGTAAATCCGGTAACATCATCTGGAAGAAGGAAGAGGAAAGGCAATGATGAAGCTACTGGTGGGAGTAATTCTAGTTCTAAACCAAAGAGGAGGAATGTGGCCAAGATTTTAGAAACCACTCTAGTTACTAAGGGTGAAGTCCACAGTGATAGAGGGAATGGTGTCAGGACCaaggaagaaacaaaaaaggttattttatcAAGGGAGAAGCAGAAGAGTAAAGgatcaacaattgaaaatgatggTGGTGGGAGCAAAGAAGAAAGTAATGCTAGTCCTGTGTCTAGAGAAAAGAAGATGATTCAAAGAGATGATAGCAAGTCCAAAGACCACAATGAGATGGGCTTCTTGTCAAGGGAAAGGAAGAAGAGCAAGTACCTGTCACCTCCTTACACAAATATAAATAGGAGGCAAAGCAAAAAAGACATGATAgctgaatatttaaaaatttctacTGAAGCTCAGGTTGCGCAGCAGATGACAAAGGCTTCTCGCAATGTTATTGAGTTGGCCTCCCCTCCAATTATTTCATGTAGTGATCAGGTGGTACAGAAGAAAGACTCTAAACATGATGGTGTAGGATGTGAGATGTCTCATGTCTCATGTCCTGAAACACTAAAACTTGACCAGAACACAAACATAGATGCAAAGATAGTTAAGGTATCCACAAAAAAAGTCATATCTGGAATCCGTTCCATTGCAGTTGATCTGAATTCTTTGAAGAATCATTCTGTTGATGTGGTCAGGGAATTTCTTTCCATATTTAGAAGCTCATTCTTTCATGATGGATCCAACTACCAAATTTACAACAAAAGTCAGCCTGTAAGACAGAGAAAGACACTAGAATATGGACCTGTTTCTTCAGCAAAccatcaaactcaaactgatcAAAAGTTCTCAGAACGGACAACTAGGCGAAAAAAGTTAAAGAAGAATGAGGAAGAAAAATTGGACATGGTGAAACTCAACCATGCTGCAACGGCACCTGAAGCAATGACAAGAGAAGAGGAAATTGATGGTAATGCAAAATTGTCTAAAGCCAATCAAGCTGCAAGGGTAGAAAATAAGAAGGGggacaataaagaaaatgatgggGAAGCTGTGCAAAGTAAAAATGCGAATGAGAAGAAATCAGATGGGAAAGCCTTACCTGCATCTCTCTCTCTGACATTTGGCCCAGGATCTAAATTGCCTTCCAAAGACGaacttatcaaaatatataGCAAGTTTGGGTCTCTGAATGAAGAAGAAACAGAAATGttctataacaattttaaagcCCAGGTTGTTTTTTTAAGAAGCTGCGATGCAGAAAAAGCCTTCAAAAGTTCTGAGGTTAGCCGGCCTTTTGGAGACTCAAGTGTCAAATTCAGGCTTCAGCATTCCCCATCTCGTTCCAAGGGCCAAAAACGTAAGGAGATGTCAAACACTAAATCTCTTTCAGGTAAGGGCAGCAAGACACCAGAAAAGAATTCTGCTTTGAAATCAATTGTTGATGAGGCCTCACCATTTAACTACATAAGGCAGAAACTGGAGACAATCATCTCAGTGTTGGAGAACTCTGCAGGAAAAATGTCCCCCGAGttgaaatccaaattagagggTGAGGTAAATGGCCTCTTGGAAAAGGTAATACCGGTTAGTTCTTCTTTGTCTTAG
- the LOC123206037 gene encoding cinnamoyl-CoA reductase-like SNL6, with amino-acid sequence MGFLQTEESKRMEIEELRRMLVACAGLNRRKDDEEFRGLRVKMNSDEDDNRRDKVVCVTSGVSFLSLAIVNKLLLRGYSVRIIVDNQEDIEKLREMESSGEMRTYNNNLSVVTAKLTDVEDVVEAFEGCCGIFHTSAFVDPVGLSGYSKCMAEIEVKATESVMKACARTSSVRNCVLTSSLLACIWRDGTKQDLSKVVNQDCWSDESLCINKKLWYALGKLKSEKTAWQIAEEGGLKFATICPGLITGPDFIQRNPTATIAYLKGAQEMYANGLLATVDVNRLAEAHVCVYEAMKKTGFGRYICFDKVIKREDEAEKLESQVGMPKNKLSGNTNVISMPFELSNKKLSSLMSRTLRPCYNQF; translated from the exons ATGGGGTTTCTGCAGACCGAAGAGAGCAAACGGATGGAGATTGAGGAGCTCCGACGCATGTTGGTGGCGTGCGCCGGTCTCAATAGAAGGAAAGACGATGAAGAGTTCAGAGGGTTGCGTGTTAAAATGAACAGTGATGAGGATGACAACCGCCGTGATAAGGTGGTTTGTGTCACTAGTGGCGTTTCGTTCTTGAGTTTGGCTATTGTGAACAAGCTGTTGCTCCGTGGATACTCTGTTCGAATCATTGTTGATAATCAAG AAGATATAGAGAAACTGAGGGAGATGGAGAGTTCTGGGGAGATGAGGACGTATAACAATAATTTGTCAGTAGTGACTGCCAAGCTAACTGATGTTGAGGATGTGGTGGAAGCTTTCGAGGGCTGTTGTGGCATCTTCCACACCTCTGCATTTGTTGACCCGGTTGGCCTCTCTGGCTACTCT AAATGTATGGCTGAGATAGAAGTGAAGGCCACTGAAAGTGTGATGAAGGCATGTGCAAGAACTTCCTCAGTAAGAAATTGTGTGCTTACATCCTCACTTTTGGCCTGCATTTGGCGAGATGGCACCAAACAAGACCTATCTAAAGTTGTTAACCAAGACTGCTGGAGTGATGAATCACTCTGCATAAACAAGAAG CTATGGTATGCCTTGGGCAAACTAAAGTCAGAGAAGACTGCATGGCAAATAGCCGAGGAAGGAGGCTTAAAGTTTGCCACCATTTGTCCAGGTCTAATTACAGGTCCCGATTTTATTCAAAGAAATCCCACTGCAACAATTGCCTATCTCAAAG GTGCCCAAGAGATGTACGCAAATGGGTTGCTGGCAACAGTGGATGTAAACAGACTGGCTGAGGCTCATGTATGTGTATACGAAGCCATGAAAAAAACAGGATTTGGAAGATATATTTGCTTTGATAAGGTGATTAAAAGAGAAGATGAAGCCGAAAAGCTTGAAAGCCAAGTGGGAATGCCGAAAAACAAGTTATCTGGTAATACAAACGTTATTTCAATGCCATTTGAATTGTCAAATAAGAAGCTTTCTTCTCTCATGTCAAGAACGCTTAGACCTTGttataatcaattttag